In Prinia subflava isolate CZ2003 ecotype Zambia chromosome 8, Cam_Psub_1.2, whole genome shotgun sequence, the genomic window CTGGGAGGCAGTTTTGTGGATTTACCAGCCAAAAAAgcattgtttccttttttttccatctttccaagatttctttccattttcaggatatttaaagctttttattCAACTAAAATCCATTGTCTCCTTgcctgctttttctctttgatcCTGTATGTTAACATCTTGATGAAATTAGAGCATGGACAGCAGTTCTACTCCAGTGCTGGTACCCAGCATAAAGCTTGCAGGAGAAATACATTGGACTTGTCTGGGGAAAAATGATTTTAAGGTGTCTCTGATGAGGGAAATGAAGCTTTCATCAGAGCAGCTACTGGAGCATAACTATCTATATGTATGTTCTTATTCCAGAAATACGTTATTCTGGATGAAATAGTAAAtagttttttcctgtgtgtatCTCATAACAGAGCATTATGTAAAATACGATTAACACATCCTGCTCTTTCCTAAGTTCATGTCATGTGACAGTGCTTGTCTCAGAACAAATCCATCCATCTGCAAGACCTGTCAGGAATGTGGTGCCTTCTGAGGTGTGGTCTCAGAGTCCCTGGTATTTTATGCCACTTCTTTCTCCCTTGTTTCTGCAGTTGTTCCTTTAACTGTTGCATTACAGTGACACACTCTAAGGAATGGAGTGGCTGGGATTCCCTTGTTCCTGCACATCCATATTTCCTGTGTATTTCCTGTTCCCCTTGGTGCTTCACAGCTCTATTTTCCAGCAGGTCTCCTTATGCCTACACCGAGTTCTAGCTTGACTCTGACAGAACCCATCATTTGCACTGACATATTGCTCACTTGTCTTCAGCTCTGTGTTGCCATTAGATGGGCAGTTGGCTCCATAGTCTGTATTTGTAGCAGGAACCAAAAGTCTCGGAAAGAATATAAATACCTGCTTCCTGTGATATAAAAGCCAGCTGAGCATGTGTGCAAGCTAGCAGTAGTGTGGGAGTTGTACTGCAGTGTGAAGCAGACTGCAGTGTGAAAGATCACTAATGTGTGGTGTCTGTCCTTGAGCAATGGGACACTTGGTGTTCAGGGATCTTACtgggttttatacactttttttttctttttttttaaatgctcatCCTATATAAATGCCCTTTAACTACAACCTAAACAGATGTTGCAGGTTAGAAGAGACCTGTAAAAATACTGGCTACACCCCACAGCCTTGGAGAATCTGTTACTTTTATGCACATCAGTTTTAATACTTCAGGAAAACATGCATGTTGTGTGTTCTAGATCTCTTGTAGCCACTTCACTCATGTCTTCACTGTTAAGCCATTCTATCTCTTCTCTATCTTCTTTTGAAAGTCTTATCTCTAAACAAAGGCATATTCATATTTGATCCTGCATTTTATTGACACTGTTGGGTCCAAACTGTGTGAGCAAAGCCTTGTGAACCAGTGAGCGGAAGGTGAGATAGTGATTGCATTTTTCAAAGCACTGTTTTAGCTGAATGTCAGGACAAATTATATTGGAGAGATTGTTTACTCGTTTAAAATGGCCTgggaaacagaatttttatttgcCCTTCAATATGCTTAGCTTTAAAccagtttaaaattatttaaaggtGTTTGTTGTCTTTTTTATACAAGACCATATTTACATGCAATTATTATTTGTAAAAATTATGCCTTTCTTGAAATGGTAAGGTCTAGAGTGAAAAAGATGCGAAAGCCTCCAGAATAGCACAAGAAGTGAATTGACTTGGAGTTCCAGAAAATAAGACATTGTTTATTGAACTTCCAGATTTTCTAGTTAGCTCTTACTGAAGTGACAAGTCCATCTTGGTAAGGCAGATGTTACTGTATATTCATTACACTAAAATTACAAGCAGTCGTCTATTTTGAGCAAGTTTAAGCCAAAATGCTTTCCATTTGGGGACAAAACACAGttgatttcttattttcataGCAGCGATGCCTTGTGACTTGaattgtggtttttattttttaagttttttaaacaaaattctgATTTACATAGGTCTGGCTTGAGGGCACTGCAGTAACCACCTCCagtcagctgctgcagatgaGTTTTTGGAAGGTTCAAGTTTTTTAAATAGGGAATTATGAAAAAGGTTGTTAGCAGAAACACAAAGACAAAACAGTTTAAGTGTTCACTTGAAACTTAGAAAATCTACATCATGACCTAGACTTTATCATTTCAAAGTgggtttgttgtggttttttggttttttttttctattagaaTATGCATGCCAAATGTCTTGTCTTTTTCAATGATTTGTAATATACATTTTATGACTGGAAACTTTTTGTACAACACACtcaaataaatgttttgcattttattgGTTTCCTTCTGTCCATTACCCAACACACAGGCAATGTGGGCTGTTCGAGATGATTCATCCAAAGAGGCCTTTAACTATAGAGAGAGGACACAAAGAGGTGCTGTCTGTGCTCCTAGCACTGATCAACTGAATCAGAGTGTGTTCCAGCAGGGATCGCAGGATGTGCTCTAGAGAACGCTTTCCTTAAACGTGACAGAGTGCTGATGGAACGTGCTGTCCTCTCTGATCAGTACCAAAAAAAGCAGGGGGAAGAGtatcaggagctggagcagataAACCTTCCCTTGCTTTCTCATCACTGCTGCACTGAAGACGTTTTTTGCTTTAACCTACTTGATGCTAAATGAGAGCAGATACATATCACTGGCAGGGATGGATTCCTGGGGATGGACAGAAGCATTGCCACGAGCTGACACATttgccagcctggctcagcttgCAGCCCACTTTCAAGTCCgtactaattttaaaattgtccCTGAGGTGGCTGCCCCATCGTTAGCAATAGCTGATGATGCTTCTGCAGGGTGGTAGGAATGACTTCTTTTTGAAGTGGGCAGATCCAAACACAGTGTGATATGGTTTGCAATACGCTGAATGTGGGTTTGGGCTAGTGAGGCTGAGCACAGTTTTGGCTTTAGCTCTGGTGTTGTACTCAGTCCCTCCCCTTTTCTCATGCCATCTCCTACCTGCACATCACATCTCACCCTTGATAAAGAGCTCCGTAACGTTGTTCTGTCCCATTTGCTTCTACCTCGTCCCACAGCATTGTTACTTACTGGAAGGAAGTGTAATGGCATTGAGGCAGACTTTAAGGGCACGGGCCTCTCACCCAAGTCAGGTAAGGTAGAGGGAAGCCTCGAGAACAGAAGGATGAACTCCAGAGAGATCCCAGAGGGAAGTTACTCTCCGCtgggatcccagcagagctggtgttTCACCGTGCGGTGCAGCTGGGCAGCGTTTGTGCCTATGATGATGGCGGTTTAAAGCCCCTTCCCGTTGCCTCCGTTGTTGGGGCTGCGCTGAGCCCTCGTACTCCACCGCCTGACCCGGGCCTGGCTCGGCCCCGGGGAGTGGGGAGCTCGCTCGGGGCCGCCTCCTCCGCGGCCGGCGGTGACACCAGCGCTCGGGGACACGGGCCACGAGCGGCGGCGGGACGGGCGTCCCCGGGCTGGGGACGAGGTGGAGCGGCCCCGCTGAGGCGCCCCCGGCGGCTCGCGGAGCTGAGCCCTCCGTCCCGCCCGGCGCGCAGGCGGAGGCGGCGCGGTGCCCGCCGGGAACCGCAGTCCCGGGCGCCGCCATTTCTCCCTGTGGCAGCGCAGGGGCCGCGGCCGCGGTGACTCTGGGCATGGAGAGCAGCTTCGGCTCCGACTTCGGCTCCGGAGGAGGCGGCGGGGGGAAGCTGGACCCGGGGCTCATCATGGAGCAGGTGAAGGTGCAGATCGCCGTGGCCAACGCACAGGAGCTCTTGCAGGTGAGAAGGGGCGGCGGGCCTGGCGGGGGCTGACTCGGTCCCGGTGCGGGTCGCAGAGGACGGCCAggccgccccgctcccctcgCAGCACGGGCGGCGGCTGCGGCCGGACTCCCGGGCCGCGGTCCTGCTCACGGGCTCTCTCCGCAGCGGATGACGGACAAGTGCTTTCGGAAGTGCATCGGGAAGCCCGGAGGCGCCCTGGACAATTCCGAGCAGGTGAGGACGGACGGGAGAAGTGGGACCCCGCGGGCCTTTAGTTCGGGGCTGCCGCTGAggctctgtgtcctgcagaaGTGCATCGCCATGTGCATGGACCGGTACATGGACTCCTGGAACACAGTTTCGCGAGCCTACAATTCTCGGCTGCAGCGGGAGAGAGCCAACATGTGACGCCTGCCGGCCTCTGGGCCGAGAGGGACCATGTGGGGAAGGGGCAAGCGGCCAGTCCAGGTGGTTAGGCGTGAATTCTGCTGCCTTCTCAGCCCCTGTCATGGCAGAGCAATAAAACCTCGCTGAACCTTTTGCATCCATTGACTTCTATTAGCACCAGCTGCAGGAgtgagtggttttttttttttcctatgagcTGCTCGGTTTGTTTCTTGCCCTTCCCAAGTGTCCAGACTGGCCCAGGGATTTATCAGTGGATAAATCCAGCATAGTCCATCCCATCCATAAGTCCCTTTTAGTGGAAAAGCTGCCAGAAGATTCTCCATATGCCACCTTGGCTCTTTTATCCCTAATATCTGTATAGCACTATGTGCGGCTATCTTTGAGCTTATAAGCTTTGACTCAGCTCAAGCACAGTGTTGGGGAGCAGGACACCCTCTCAAATAGTTGTATGAGCACAGCTAGGAATGAACAGGTTGGGAAGTACTTAGGTTGTTTTCTTTATAGAATAAAGTGTGTTTTGTGGCTGTGATACTCCGTAGTTTCTGGTTTGGCTCTGACACAGATGTTCCATCTTGGGGCCTACATCCTAAGCATAATTTTTTGATGGAGGAGCATGTCTGCAACAGGGGATGTGGGTCTGCTTTGGGGCACAACTCTCTATTGTTTTCTGCTTACACACTGCTCCTGAAAAGGTGGGTTCATGCTGTGTGGTCAGCAGTAGATATAACTGCTGGAAGAGGAGTGTTGGAGATTAACAGTGCCTGTGTAGTGAGTTTTTAACATCCTTTCTTTTGAAGCTcttctgtattttataaaaGGTTTCATGGTTTGCTGGCCACAGAGATAGACTGGAAGAATGACATCTCCATACCTCTTAGGACATTCAGAGGGATGTGATAGAACCCAAAGTGTTCTCACACAAGGTAAACTATGAGGAGATATATGAGTATTTGGACTTGCTGAAACTGGAGTTTCTAGACTGTCAGAATGACTACTtgaaaataaagctttcagACATACTTGCTTAGGGGGCTTTTTACCGTTCTTTATGGCTGTATGAATTTTGTGGCACTGGCTCTGCAGCAGTCCCATTTCCTTCATGGGAGCATCCCATAGGTGTTCCAGCCATGAATCTGAACCCATCTGGAGCTGAGCCATACCTGGAAGCCAGGTCTCCCACGTAGCTGGTGCTCTGTCTGGGAAAGTTGTGGATCTTGCTGCCAGCTGGGTTGGGATGGAAGAAACCTCTTGCTATGCCCAGATAAAGAGCTTAAAGCATCAAAAATGAGGAAGGGATTTAGGGTACAAGCAGCTGTTCAGTTTTGGTGGCTGAATTGATGGGGACATGTCTAAGGCTGCTCTGCCCAAGACTTCGCACatgagctctgctgcagttcCTTGCTTGTGAACAAAGTTGTCTATATGTCTTATGCTAGCTGATAGGACCTGACAAGTATTATTTGCACCACTATCTCAGcactttaattttttccttccgAGCTTAGCCAGACAGTGGTCTATGTGGCCATATCTTAATCTTTGCCAGTTTAATCACCTGTTACCTAATGcaaaaggagctgcaggggcgTGTGTGAGAAGCCCCTCCTAATACTCTACTATAGGTGAGGGCCTGTGCAGTCTGAACTCCCAAGTGTTCTAGTCCTGCATTCTCTTGGGATCAAATGGTGAGCCTGGAGGTCATCACTGAGCTCTCTAGTACTACACACTAGTTGGAAACAGCATCACACCCTTCCCAAAAGCCACTGCACAGCACAATAGCTCCATCAAGTCGGTGAGGTCAGAAGCTTCTGCACGGGCATAACTTTGGGCTGGGGCAATGGTCACAAGTCTATTGGCTTGGCTTTGGGATGACAGCTCATAAGCAGAGGTGAGCCAAACTCCATTAATTTGTTTCCGGTACCCATCCAACTAGAAAGGTCATGTTTTAATGTGCGGTGTATTTGGTGAGGTCTTAAGATGGGACAGGCTTCATTTATTTATAGAAAAGGTTTAGAATTTGTACCTTTCTATGCAAAGCAGTTATCAAATGCCTTGGTGTAACAACCAGCAGGTCACAGAACACTGGCATTTGTTTAATACCTGCAAGGCCATCTTCACCCCTTTGCAACATCAGGAAAATGTACAGTAGCTGAGGGGTTAGTGCATCCTCTGGCAGTTATTCCTCTCATTCATTGCCTTCCCTGAGTGGTGAAATGCAGTTTCAGAGCTTGAGGTGCTGCACAATCCAGCCCTGGACAGCTGTGACTTTGGTGTAGACACCAGGGAAGtatggcctggcacagccaTAGCCCCAGCTTGTGATTCCTGCTAGAAACCACTTCCCTGAAGGTTCTTTACATGCCAGGGGCCCACCTGCATCACCCTGCAACGAGAAGAAAAGAATTCAGTATCAAGCCACAGGCagtgcagctccctcagctgtgaAATGGTCTTTCTTTCTGGGGCATGGGCATTTGCTGTCTGTTCCCCACTTCCCCAGGAGTCTCATTCCAAGCTGGAGGACTGCTCAGTGATGTACCTGCATGAACAATCTGAGGCTAGGGTTCTGGAACATAGAAGAATGTGTTTGGAGTTACAGTAGAGTCATGGAATAGGTTCCATATGGTCTCTTGCTTAGCATTACCTCTCTGTATATTTCCCTGCCGTGTCAAATGTTACTGGGGCAAGCAGCATATGCATGCAGGGTGGATGTGGATAAAAACAGTAGCCAGTTGATGGATGAACAGACAGCTAAGCTaggggaggcagggcagggccctCCTGAGAGAATATAGTCTAAGAACTTGGCACGAGCTtgctctgtcccagccacaGTGTTTGCTGCTCTTTCACTCACTGAACAGCTGTCGACGGTGCCCTGTGGGAAACCAGCACACAGCATCCTGCTGCTGATCTGGACAGGGTAGAACTTTTTGCAAGCCTGGTCTCCGATCAtgttcactgctgctttttgcaAATGCTTTGACATGAGACCTGAGGAGACAAGTATTGCTGTTAGTGGGGTGAAGAGCACATGAGAAACAGCAGCATGTGAAGAAGTGGGGTCTCTGCAGCCTGCCTTGCTTGCCAGAGGGAGAGGTCTGCGCTGGGAAACTGAGTCACGCCTGGTTcagcagagcaaacacaggAAGGTCCCTTGGGTGTGTAGTTTGTCAGGCAGCTTGGCTGACCAGACACAAATGGTATTGGGGTAGTCCTTGTACTGCAGGatcacagctggagcagctgctgtgggagtgGAAACACAGTGGCTGGCAGGTAGAAAGCTTGGGAAGGGTCCAAGAGGGCAGAGGTGTGATAAAATGGAGGAGTGCGTGGTGACACCAGGCCTTGCCCAGTTGGGATCTTCTGCAGTGTATGGCCTGGGATGGGGGTGTTTGGGGTAATGGTGTGGGAACTGTAGATGTTTGGGCTTGCAGTGTTGCAGTGTAGGTGGCACTGAGCTTGGCCATCATGGATGTGGGAGGGCCCTCTCAGCCAGTACCTCCTTCCTTTGTGGAGCCCCAGCCTGTGATGAAGCATCTGGCCCCTTCATGGAAGATGTGAGAATTGTCTGGGAGACATATAGGTCTGATGGTCCTGCTGAATGTGACAGGTGTGCTCAGTTCCAGTAGTGCCACATCGTAGTCTAGGCTGTAGACGTTGTAGAAGGGGTGTTTGTAGATACgaaatattttctccattttgccTTCAACGCCACTCAGGAAGGGTGTTCCTAGAAAGGCCACCCACATTTTGGGGTCACTGTAACTGTAGAAAGACAGCAAACCTGGCTGTTAGGAGCATAGCTTCACAAGGAGGGCCATCCCTCCACTTGTGGGGCTGGCCACACCTTGGGAGGTCAGGTCCCCTGTCTCCAGAACAGTGGGTGTACTCAGGCTTTGTTCCGCCCATTCCTCTTCAGACTTACCTGTAGGGGCATTTCTCTGATAGGAGTGTGTGCTTCCTGTGGGGCACAGCATCCCAGCCAGGGTGCTGGACCAcaagggaggggaagggcaggtTGGCTGACAGGACTGAGGCAAGAGCCAGCTGACTTAACTAGTTCATCTCAGACTTACATGTCAAAGCagtgagctgcagagagcagccacTGGTCAGCAATGAGGACAGCCCCACACTTGTGCT contains:
- the TIMM13 gene encoding mitochondrial import inner membrane translocase subunit Tim13, whose translation is MESSFGSDFGSGGGGGGKLDPGLIMEQVKVQIAVANAQELLQRMTDKCFRKCIGKPGGALDNSEQKCIAMCMDRYMDSWNTVSRAYNSRLQRERANM